One Pseudomonas syringae CC1557 genomic window, TCGGTGCCATACAGTGCTTCGGCGTTTTGCGTGCCTGACAGCGTGCCCGGCGCGACATTGCCCACGTTGATGGCGAAGCTGTCCGCCACCGACGCGCCCGTTGCGTCGCTGGCTGTCAGCAGCACCGAATAAAGCCCGGATGCCGTGCCGCCTGGTGTGCCGCTGAAGGTCAGGGTCTTGCTGTCGAATTTCAGCCAGTCGGGCAGGGCACTGTTATCGGTCAGGGTCGCGCTGTAGGTCAGTGACGTGCTGTCCGAGTCGCTGAAACTGCCAGGCTGCACCGCGTAGGAAAACGCCTTCTGTTCGGTGATGTTCTGATCCATCAGCGGCGTATTGAGTACCGGCGCCTGGTTGGTTGCCGACGCGGTAGAGAAGATGAAACTGGACGCGCCCAGTTTGTCGAGCAGGTTGCCTTCCAGTGCTATCTCGAAGCGATTACCGGTGCTGTCGACGGCGTTGGTCTTGATGTAGGTCTTGCTGCCGTCGGCGTTTACCGACAGGTAAATGGTGTTGGCACTGCCATCGCCCAGCCCGCGCAGGCCGATGCTGGAAAGGTCGATACGGTCCTCGGCGGCGTTGAAATCCGTAATGGTGTCGCTCTGCTTGGTGCCGCTGGCCGTGTAGTTACGGTAGCTGTCCAGCCGCGAGTTGTAGACGAATACGTCAGCGCCGGCGCCACCGGTGAGGATGTCGGCATCGGCACCGCCCGTGAGAGTGTCTGCACCCGCGCCGCCGTTGATGCGGTCCACGCCTGCATTGCCGTTGATGATGTCATTGCCTTCGGTGCCGGTCAGGGTATCGCCGCCTGCGGTGCCTTCCGTGACACGCTGGAAAACGAAGTGACTGGCATTCAGCGTGTCTTTCAGGTTGCCGCTCAGCCCCAGCTCGAACTGGTTGCCGTTGGCGTCCGCTTCAAGCGACTTGATGTAGGTGCGGTCGAGGCTGGCGTTGTAGCTGATATTCAGTGTGCCGGCCTTGCCGCTGCCCAGCCCGGTGAAGCCGAGGTTTGAAAGGTCGATGCGGTCCTGGCTGATGTCGAAGTCAGACACCAGATCGGTAGCGCTGGTGGTGGCCGTTCGATAGCTGTCGGTCAACTGATCGAAACGGAAGGTATCGGCACCTGCGCCGCCGCTGAGTTTGTCGGCCCCGGTACCGCCGACCAGAATGTCGTCGCCCGCGCCGCCATTGAGGGTGTCCTTGCCCGCCAGGCCGAAGATCAGCTCGTTGGCCGCGTTGCCGGTGATGGTGTCGTTTACTTCAGTGCCTTGCACGGTCACTTGCGGAAACGCATCGCCTGCGAAACTGCCGTCGCCGTACACCAGGGTCAGGCCTTTGCTGGTGTGGCTGATGGTGTTGCCTACGATGCTGTTGCGGTCGGTACCGTCTTCATTACGCTCGGCAACGCCATAGGTGGAATTGTCGCTGCCAGTGATCACGTTGCCGCGAATCAGGTTGTCGCTGCCGTTGAAGAACTTGCCGGAAACGCCCGAAGTGTCATCGTAGGACTGAATGATGATTTCCGGCACCGGGGCGCCCAGTGAGTTGTTGCTCAGCGTGTTATCGAAGACGTCCACCCCGGTACTGCCGTAAATGCGCACGCCAGCATTGCCATTGTCATGGATGTCCACGCCGCTGACCGACACCTGGCTGGACAGCTTGATCAGCACGCCTTCGGCACCGTTGCCGTACACCGAGCCGCCGGTGATGGTGATGTTGGCGGGCGAGGGGATGTTCTCGCTGCCGCGCTGCACCACAATCCCGGTGCTGCCGTTGCCGTAGGCGACGTTGTTGCTCAGGGTGAAATCGTGGGTGCTGGTGACCACGTTGAAGCCGTGGCGATCATTGTCATACGCAACGTTGTTTTCAAACACGCTGTCGCTCAGGTAATCGGCCACGAAACCGTCCAGGCCGTTGCCATGCGATACGCTGTTCTTGATCACCATGTTGACGGTCTGCTCGTGCGGGTCGAACCCGTACCCCGAGCAATCCTTGATTTCGACGCTGTCGAGAGTGACGTTCGAGTCCTTGCCGTCAGAGCCTGGAATGTAACCGTTGAACCAGCCGTCAACCTTGCCGGTGGTGGCGTCCCGGTTACCGTCCAGCGTCAGATTCTTCATGCCGAAGTCATGAGTCTCCTCGCCGTAGGCCGAGCGTACGATGCCGGTAACCTTGGTGTCCGAGCCATCTGCGAGCTTGATGATGGTCTCGCCCATGCCTGCGCCTGACAGGGTAACGTTGCTCTTGAGCATCAGGCAGCCGTCAGAAGGCTCCTCGCCACCGGACACGACGTATGTTCCGGCCCCCATGACCACTTCCCCGCCGCCTGCCGCAGCGGCTGCGTCGATCGCAGCCTGAATGGCTGCCGTATCGTCAGTGACGCCGTCGCCCAGTGCTCCGAAGTCTTTTGTGTTGAATATCATGGTGTTACTCCAGGCGACGACGAATGTGGATGAATTGAGTCAATATTGCAGCGTCGGGATGATAAGACCTTTTTCTGTGGAAAAGTTGCCGATATAGGCTATATTTTCGTCGAAACCGACGACATGTACGTCAATAATGCGACTGTCATATTTGTGACGGGTAACGCGGGGCGCGGCGACGGGTTGGCGTCAAAAAGCGGCGGCCTTCGAGTGGACAGTGAGTGACACAACCGTTAGGGTCGCGCCCTTCAAAAAAGGGGGGCGGGCATGGGTTATTTACTTTTCGTCACACTGATTCAGGCGTTTTCGTTCAGCCTGATCGGTGTCTATCTGGCCGGGCACGTCGACAGTTACTTTGCGGTACTGGTGCGCGTGGTGCTGGCCGGGCTGGTGTTCATTCCCCTGACGCGCTGGCGTCAGGTCGAACCGCGATTCATGCGCGGCATGCTGCTGATCGGCGCATTGCAATTCGGCGTTACTTACGTCTGCCTGTACCTGAGCTTCAGGGTGCTGACGGTGCCGGAAGTGCTGCTGTTCACCATCCTCACGCCCTTGCACATAACGCTGATCGAAGATGCGTTGAACCGGCGCTTCAATCCATGGGCGCTGCTGGCAGCTCTGGTCGCGGTACTGGGGGCGGGGGTGATTCGCTACGACGGCCTGGACGGCGACTTTCTCGGTGGTTTCCTGCTGCTGCAACTGGCCAACTTCACCTACGCCGCCGGGCAGGTGCTGTACAAACATCTGGTCGCGTGGCACCCCAGCGATCTGCCGCACTATCGTCGTTTCGGCTACTTCTATCTGGGCGCGCTGGCAGTGGTCCTGCCTGCATTCCTGATGTTCGGCAATCCGCAGCACCTGCCCGAAGCGCCGACCCAATGGATCGTGCTGCTGTTCCTCGGCCTGTGTTCGACGGCGCTGGGCATGTACTGGTGGAACAAGGGCGCGTGCATGGTCAACGGCGGAACCCTTGCTGTGATGAACAACCTGCATGTGCCGCTCGGGCTGTTGATCAACCTGCTGATCTGGAACCAGCACGAAGACCTCACCCGCCTGCTGATTGGCGGCGGGGTGATCGTGGCGTCGGTGTGGATCAGTCGTCTGGGTATTCGGAGTAAGCCGGAAGCAGTATCCGGCTCCCGTTGAATCAGACGTGTTGCCCGCCGTTGACGTGAATTTCTGCGCCATTCACGTAGGACGCGCCAGCGGTACACAGGAAATAGATCAACGAGGCGACTTCCTCGGGCTTGCCCAGCCTGTGCATCGGCACCAGCCGCTCGACAATCTCTGCGGTGCCGGGTGACAGAATCGACGTATCGATTTCACCCGGCGCAATGGCATTGACCCTTATCCCGTGCGGGCCGAAATCGAAAGCCATTTCTCGGGTCAGTGCAGACAGTGCTGCCTTGGACGTGGCGTAGGCGACCCCCGCAAAAGGATGCACTTTCGAGCCTGCAATCGAGGTGACATTGATGATGCTGCCCTTGGCTGCTTTCAGTTCGTCAAACAGGCCGCGTGCCAGCAGCGCGGTGGAGAACAGGTTGACGTTGAACACCTTGATCCAGGTGCTGTAATCCGACTCCAGCACGCCCATGCGGCCGCCTTCCGGTGTTTTCGGTGAAACGCCTGCGTTGTTCACCAGTGCATCCAGACGCCCGCCAAGCTTGTCCTTGATCGCCGCCATGCTCGCGCTGACGCTATCGATGTCTTCCAGATCCAGATGAATATGATTGAGCAGGCCTTCTGCCCACGGACAGTCATCCACCCAGCTCTGTCTGGACGCCGTGAACACTTCCCAGCCAGCGGCATTGAAGTGCTTGACCGTGGCATGACCGATCCCCCGGCTTGCGCCAGTCAGCAACAGCTTTTTCTTGTCGCCCATAAGTGCGTTCCGGTTTTTGAGGTTGGAGGCATGATGTTTTTTGCCGGGCGGGGTGTCAATGACGGCGCAGTGATTGTGTTGCGTGGTTTATCGACCGACCGAGGGTATTGTGTTTGCCAGCCAATGACCTACCCTCGGCAACAACCCCACCTACAGGAGGCAGCATGTTCAACAAAGGCATCTGGCTGAACGAACCCCGGCACTGGAGCGTGACGGAAGCGCGTCTGACAGTTACCACAGACCCCGAAACTGATTTCTGGCAGCAAACCCATTATGGATTTTGTCGCGACAGCGGGCATTTTCTGGGGGTATCGGTGAGCGGTGACTTCACCGCGCAAGTGCATGTGCAGGGCGATTTCAAGACGCTTTATGATCAGGCGGGTTTGATGGTCCGGGTCGACGAGCGCAACTGGGTCAAAACCGGCGTTGAAGTCAGCGACGGGACACTGATGCTGGGCAGCGTTTTAACCTGCGGACAATCGGATTGGGCCACGGGGGCCTTCGATGAATCCGCTTTGGGAATCTGGCTACGGGTCACCGTTGCCAAGGGCGTAATGCGTATTCAGCATTCAAGCGATGGCCTGCGTTGGCCCTTGCTGCGTCTGGCGCCATTTCCAGTGAGCGAACGTTATGCGGTAGGGCCGATGTGTTGCAGCCCTGAG contains:
- a CDS encoding M10 family metallopeptidase C-terminal domain-containing protein; protein product: MIFNTKDFGALGDGVTDDTAAIQAAIDAAAAAGGGEVVMGAGTYVVSGGEEPSDGCLMLKSNVTLSGAGMGETIIKLADGSDTKVTGIVRSAYGEETHDFGMKNLTLDGNRDATTGKVDGWFNGYIPGSDGKDSNVTLDSVEIKDCSGYGFDPHEQTVNMVIKNSVSHGNGLDGFVADYLSDSVFENNVAYDNDRHGFNVVTSTHDFTLSNNVAYGNGSTGIVVQRGSENIPSPANITITGGSVYGNGAEGVLIKLSSQVSVSGVDIHDNGNAGVRIYGSTGVDVFDNTLSNNSLGAPVPEIIIQSYDDTSGVSGKFFNGSDNLIRGNVITGSDNSTYGVAERNEDGTDRNSIVGNTISHTSKGLTLVYGDGSFAGDAFPQVTVQGTEVNDTITGNAANELIFGLAGKDTLNGGAGDDILVGGTGADKLSGGAGADTFRFDQLTDSYRTATTSATDLVSDFDISQDRIDLSNLGFTGLGSGKAGTLNISYNASLDRTYIKSLEADANGNQFELGLSGNLKDTLNASHFVFQRVTEGTAGGDTLTGTEGNDIINGNAGVDRINGGAGADTLTGGADADILTGGAGADVFVYNSRLDSYRNYTASGTKQSDTITDFNAAEDRIDLSSIGLRGLGDGSANTIYLSVNADGSKTYIKTNAVDSTGNRFEIALEGNLLDKLGASSFIFSTASATNQAPVLNTPLMDQNITEQKAFSYAVQPGSFSDSDSTSLTYSATLTDNSALPDWLKFDSKTLTFSGTPGGTASGLYSVLLTASDATGASVADSFAINVGNVAPGTLSGTQNAEALYGTEGDDTLLGLGGDDTLRGDTGADILNGGAGRDVLYGGADADTFLYSALTDSYRNYEAGGLTATDTICDFTPGQDKIDVSALGFLGLGNGENHTLYMTLNEAGDKTYIKSAIADADGNRFEIALSGNLLDTLTEADFVFGQREAQEILYLPTLGQSNARLLRMTEDDNQSGTSEMVKDLTRYTDYDVRSQFNDANGDPVDLAVGGSTVVGYSTGTQEEQRVSWWLTDTDQPGPALLRATELLKAQLATLNGVDKVTTGIVWSQGEEGAQEIARATDKQAAADLYKASTLKVFDYLHAQIGDFTVYMVETGHYQADAAKARGYTDEKISAIVEGVGYVRNAQEAIANERADVKLAVDYTDLPLRYEVNPLVYPDDVWHLHEESAEIVGQRLADFIANDLGYSSNPADNNNPADIVSGGQNEGGHIFGTSDDDTLVGGTGNDILDGDQGADDMTGGDGNDIYVVDNALDTVTESNDSASQIDAVVSSVSWMLGANVENLLLTGVSAINGTGNALKNVITGNAADNILNGGAGADLLTGGDGSDSYVVDDVADRVVETATDAKTGGIDTVYSSLASYTLGANLEKLVITSSGAANAIGNALDNVLYAGAGDNVLDGRDGNDTVSYQVATSGVTVALNTSAQQATGGSGLDTIKGTENLIGSQFADSLTGNKNANILVGGDGNDSLSGGAGDDVLVGGSGADTLVGGTGADHYVFSSASDVGLGALRDIINGFKVTEGDKLDFSGFDARPLTDDADAFVFIGNAAFSANNTGELRFADGVLYGNIDDSVGADFEIQLTGVQTLQAADIIV
- a CDS encoding carboxylate/amino acid/amine transporter gives rise to the protein MGYLLFVTLIQAFSFSLIGVYLAGHVDSYFAVLVRVVLAGLVFIPLTRWRQVEPRFMRGMLLIGALQFGVTYVCLYLSFRVLTVPEVLLFTILTPLHITLIEDALNRRFNPWALLAALVAVLGAGVIRYDGLDGDFLGGFLLLQLANFTYAAGQVLYKHLVAWHPSDLPHYRRFGYFYLGALAVVLPAFLMFGNPQHLPEAPTQWIVLLFLGLCSTALGMYWWNKGACMVNGGTLAVMNNLHVPLGLLINLLIWNQHEDLTRLLIGGGVIVASVWISRLGIRSKPEAVSGSR
- a CDS encoding SDR family NAD(P)-dependent oxidoreductase, which codes for MGDKKKLLLTGASRGIGHATVKHFNAAGWEVFTASRQSWVDDCPWAEGLLNHIHLDLEDIDSVSASMAAIKDKLGGRLDALVNNAGVSPKTPEGGRMGVLESDYSTWIKVFNVNLFSTALLARGLFDELKAAKGSIINVTSIAGSKVHPFAGVAYATSKAALSALTREMAFDFGPHGIRVNAIAPGEIDTSILSPGTAEIVERLVPMHRLGKPEEVASLIYFLCTAGASYVNGAEIHVNGGQHV
- a CDS encoding DUF1349 domain-containing protein gives rise to the protein MFNKGIWLNEPRHWSVTEARLTVTTDPETDFWQQTHYGFCRDSGHFLGVSVSGDFTAQVHVQGDFKTLYDQAGLMVRVDERNWVKTGVEVSDGTLMLGSVLTCGQSDWATGAFDESALGIWLRVTVAKGVMRIQHSSDGLRWPLLRLAPFPVSERYAVGPMCCSPERGGLEVAFSRFEVMPAMGKDLHDLT